GTACCTGCGCCTGTTTTTGGCGGGGGTGGTGGTTCCCGGGAAGAACTGTCTCTTGTATTTTGCCATAATTAAGCACTCCTATAGTCGTGAAGGGATGGTCTGTATTTCGAGTACCTGCCTACGTCGATGGTATAACCATCAGGGATGGTCCGATCGAAGGCAGCTTTGATCTCGTCTACCGTCTTGTCCATTTCAGCCTCATCGGTGACGGAGAGCTCGATGTAGAAAGCGCCCACCAGACAGTGGAGCTCCACCTCGTGTCCGTTCACGTGAATCACCTTGCGCTCAGTGTGATTGTTGGCAAGTCCCTTGGCGGGGCCGCTGCTGATCGTCCTGGGCAGACTCTCTCCGCTCATGTTGATCTGGCGGAGGTTGGGAATGACGTCGATGTCATTCAGAATCTTCTCGGTGGTCTCGGCGCTGAGGAGACGGTTCGTCATCACGCGGACCTCTGGAAGAGGGACGTTCGCGTAATCAACGGTTGGGGTAGACATGTACAGACCTCAATCTCCTCAGATTTTGTTCTTAATCTTCTTAGCCTCTGCTCCAACGATCTGGAGGGGGGTGTTGAATTCGGGCATTCCTCCGAAGATCTTCTGGAATACACCAGAGGTCTTCTCTGCGGAGAAGAACTGGGTTCCTCCGTCAAGGCAGTTTCCTGCAGTGACAGCGGGGATGAGAGTTCCTTTTGCGTGCCTGGTAACGACGTGGTTTCCGTGGAACAGTCCAGGACCTCCTCCTCCGTAGATGGAGTGAGAGAAGAAGGACATTCCGACTCCGACTCCCTCTGCACGTCCGTAGTCGACTCCAGGGAGTCCGGACTCGTGCTCGAGCAGGTCGTTGTAGTACAGAACAGTGGAGGGGACTCCCTGTGCTGCCCTTGCGGCTCCGACGTTCACCATAACTGCGGCAACCTCTCCGGCTGCTGCGTATGCGTTCCAGAGGGGAAGGTCATCGGTGGTGTATACCTTGTATCCAGAGGGGAGGACCTCTTTTACGCGGATGACACCGTCAGCGATTGCCCTCTCCATGAGGGACTCGATAACAGTTCCGACAGTTCCGGTCTTTCCGTTCTTCTTGACGAGAGAGTATACGATGTTGTTGGCGTTCATTCCCTGGTATGCGAGGGACAGAAGGTGCTGCCTCTCGAAGGGTCCGACTGCGTCACCCATCTCGTATGCGGCGCAGGTCTCGAAGATTGCGGACAGGGCGACACCCTGCATTGCGTTCCTCTTGACAAGTGCAACGACGTGGTTGGACATGATGTTCCTAAGTGCGAATCCGGCACCCTCGTTGTTCTGGGGGACCTCAAGAATGGTCTTGATGTTGGATCCGACGAAGTTGACGGTCTGAGGGTATTTACCCCAGACTGCGGCCTTGACCATGTTGGCTTTGTACATAGGCACTTTGTACCTAGTGATGATAGCCTCGGTGACTGCTGCAGCGACGCTGGTGAATCCAGTGGTGTACTCGATTCCTGCATCGGTCCTCGCCTGAGGGACGATAACGACAAGGGTCTTTCCTTCGTCGATGACGTTAACGACAGTGTCGTCGCCGTCTACGACCTGGACCATCTCCTTGATGTCCTTTGCGAGTTTCTCTGCATCCTTGACGAGATCGGCTTTGATCTCTTTACCCTGGATGATGTTGCCAGCGATTGCGCCGGTTGCCAGTGCATTCTGGATTCCTGCGAGACTGACTCCGATAGTCCTCTTGGTCAGGGAAGCAATTTTCTGGATTGCTTTGTTCCTGAGGGGGCTAAGGGCTTCCAGCGGCACATCTTTAGCAATGCGCTTGCCGTAGTCATCATACAAGTCAATTTTGTCCTCGTATTTTGGCATTTTATACCTCCTTTTTATTCATTCACGCCGAAAAAGTGAATTCTCAGCGTTCCTCTTGCAAAAGTGCGTCATGCCTCGTAATAATATAAAGTCATTGGAAAAATCGCATTTTTTGAGCAAAAAAGTAAATTTGGATATATTTTCGGCAACCTGAAAAATCTGCCAAACAACATTTCGCCGATTCGGGTTTTATTTATAATTTAGGTTCAGTGTTACAAAAACAGCATAATATGCATAAAAAATGTTTGTAAAAAGGTTTGTTAGGGGCGTATGCGGACTTCAGTCACGCTTCGCCTTGGTCATGATTCCGGTCTCGTAACGTCCGAGACGCTCTACGTAACCGGGGATGCGGTTGTACGGGATGCCGACGACCATCTCGTCGGGGCGGATGGAGGTCCTCTTCCTGCATCCGAAACATCCTATGGAGATGTTGGGCTTGTCCGTGACCAGCGGGACGGCGTTGACGTCCTCGCAGCAGCACTGGAAAGGAGCGGTGCTGAACTCGGCACGGCCTCCGGCGGCGGCGGTCTCCAGGGGGACGACCCAGTAAACCCTCTCGGGGATGTCGCTGATGACCACCACATCGGGCACGAAATCCGCATCTTTCAGAGGGCAGACAGCTTCACCAATGGTCTTGAAGGGGATCATGATCCTCTTCTCGATCATCTCGCGGGCGGCCTCGACGCTGTCGTGCATGCCCATTCCGCCGTGCATCTCCCCGGATGCGACCTTCTCGGGGGTCTCCATCATACCCAGGACGCTGGCGCCGACATGGCAGGACTCGTCCTCGGCATAGAGGATGTTGCCCTCTCCCTCTCCGGCGCGGAAGATGGCCTGACAGTGGGACATCTGCGAGGAAGCGCGGGGACAGCAGGTAGGGAACTCCTCCCCCTCCTTCACGAGCTTGCATGCAACGGGCTCATGCCTGAGTTTCAGTACTGTCTTGAGACGGTCTGCGTACATCTTATTCTCTTCAAGAACGCTTGACATACTGCACGTATCGGCTGGTCAGCATAAAATAGTGTCCGATAACGATGGTTAACAGGTATTGTCTTTCTTCGGTCTGTCAAATGCGTGGGCAAAGTAGTTATTGAGCGTGGGGCATTAGAGGTCATGGGCAAGAAGAATCTCATTTCAGTTATGGACATGAAGGACGAGTGGCCCGCACTCGTCGATCTTGCGATCAAGCTCAAGAAAGAACGCGGCAACCACGGGGACCCCCTCAAGGGAAAGACCCTTGCCATGATGTTCGAGAAACCCAGCACCAGAACCAGGACCTCCTTCGACATCGCCATCACCGAACTCGGCGGACACGCCCTCTATCTGGACGTCTCCAAGATGCAGATGGGTCACGGCGAGACCGTCGAGGACACCGCCAGGGTCCTCAGCCGCTTCGCACACGGTATCATGTACCGTGCATTCGACTACAAAATGATGGACAAACTCGGCGAGTGGTCCACCATCCCCGTCATCAGCGGTCTCGACAACCTCGAGCACCCCTGCCAGGCACTGGCCGACATGGTCACCATCAAGGAGAAGTTCGGAGACCTCCGCGGACGCAAACTCGTCTACCTCGGAGACGGAAACAACGTCTGCAACTCCCTGCTCTACGCATGCGCCATCCTCGGAATCGACATGGTCGCCTGCTGTCCCGCACCCAGGATGCCCAACGCGGAGATCATGCTCAACGCCGCCAGGGTCGCCGACTCCAACGGATCCAAGATCATCGCATCCCATGAGCCTGAAGAGGCCTGCAAGGACGCCGACGTCCTCTACACCGACACCTGGATCTCAATGGGCGACACCACCTCCGAGGTGGAGGCCATCAAACTGTTCCAGAAGTATCAGATCAACGACGATCTGCTGGCACTTGCCAAACCCGACTGCATCGTGATGCACTGCCTCCCCGCACACAGGGGACAGGAGATCACCAACTCCGTCATCGAGGGCAAGCACAGCGTCGTCTTCGACCAGGCCGAGAACAGGCTCCACGCCCAGAAGGCCGTACTGTACACCCTTCTCAAGGATTGAGAGCGGCGATAAGCTCCTCGAGCTTATCGAGGAAAACCTCTTCCTTCCCCTCGGGGATGGTGGCACCGGCGGCCACATTATGGCCGCCTCCCATGCCTCCCACGGCCGCGGCCGCTTCCGACATGAGTTTTGAGAGATCCATTCCGGCGTCGACCAATGATTTGGGGGCTCTCGCAGATACTTTGATTCCATCATCGGCTTCCGCGAAGGCTATGATCGGCATATCCGGAGCAGCCTCGGAACTGCTGAGGATTATACCTGCGACGATACCCACGACGGTCTCGCGTATAGCAGACCCAGCATCGAAATACTGAAGGTAATTGCGGCGGCGGAGAAGGTGGTTCTCCTTGACGTATGCGAGGGCCACGGAGATGTTCTTGCGGTGGTCCTTGCGGTTGCTCTCCGCCTCCCTGAGGGCGTCCAAGTCGCCGAGGCAGATCTTGGCACCGGTCTCGGCATCGTCGTACCTCCCGCAGGAGTTCAGGGTGGTGGCGAATTCCTTCGCGTCGCCGAGTCCGGTCTTGAAATCATAACGCTTGACTGTATACAGTTCGCCCAGCAGAGCGGCACGGTCCTCATCGTTCTTGGCGCGGGAGACCAGCTCATCGGTAAGCATGGCAGACTCGACCGGATCGAGGTCGCACCAGGTGCGGCGGATGCCGTCGGAATTGGCTGCTGGCACTTGGCATTCGTTGAGGAGTCCATAGCACGCATCAGAATCGCCTGAGATGCCCGGGATCGCAGGTTCGCCGTACTGCAGGAACTGCACCAGGGGACGGGTTCCCCTGCCGAAGAAGCGTATTCCGTACGATACCTCCATGTCCCCGCGGTCCACGGCATCCTGCAGTATTACACGGTTCCATCCGACCAGCTTCGATTCACGGCTGTCCTGAAAATCCCCTATAGCGCCGATGACTGCGAGATATGCCAGATCGGTATTGTTGGGGTCGATTGCACGGGACAGGAGATAGGTCATACCGGCTCCGCTGACCTCGTAGGAACCTGATGCCCCGTAGAGATGGGGGTTAAGCTGATAGGAGGCGCTGAACGCATCGAGCATCGACTGTCCGCTGCGCCACTTGGTATCCGGTACGTGGTGGTCGGTGACCACTATACCGCTGCGGGTGAACTGCCCCATATAGGCACTGCCGAGGTCGCATATCCAGACATAGTCGCTTGGGTCATTGTTGATCTTCTCGACGGTCTCCTCGGTGATCTTCTTCTCGAAGGAAAGGGTGTAGGTCTTGCCGAGACGGCGGAGGGTCTCCGCCGCGATGGCTCCCGCGGTTATTCCGTCTGCATCGATGTGGGTGATCACATCGACAGTGCGTGCACTCATGAGAGCGGAAGCAGCACGCTTCAGATCGGTCAGAAGTCTCGGCGGGAGACTTACGGAGGCCTCTTCTTCGGACATATTACGGCACTGTATCGTCCCAGCGCTATTTCTTTTTAAGGGAAAGGCTTCCCCACAGCAATGGGAGCTAAACGCATCAGGGTGATGCCCGGGGTCACCATAACCAACGACCGGTGCCTCATCCTCGACGAAGGACCGACAGCGGTCATCGGGGACCTCCATCTTGGGTACGAGAGCGCACTCGAGGAGGAGGGCATGTTCATACCCCGCATCAACACCGAGTCCGTGCGCGACGCCCTCAACCGCATCGTGGACGATTACGAACCCGCCCGCATAGTCCTGCTGGGAGACATCAAGCACGATTTCAAGAGATCCAGCTACCAGGCCCGCGAGGACGTCCGCAGCATCATCAGACTGGTTGACGAGGCCGCGGAGGCCATCGTGATCAGAGGCAACCACGACAACTTCCTGCAGACCATCCTCTCCGACACCGGCGTGAACACCCTCGACTACTTCGACATCATGGGATTCCGCCTGGAACACGGACATGTGGATTCCGGAGTGAGGCCCGTGATCATAGGTCACGAGCATCCCTCCATCAGGATACCGGGGGAACTGAGCGGCTACATGAAACTCCAATGCTATGTGGTGGCCGAGAAGGAGGGAGTCATCGTCATCCCCCCGTTCAGCCCCTTCGCATCCGGCAACGACCTGAACCCCGGTCAGGATGCTGTCATGGCCCCCGCCCTGAAATCCTGCGACATCCGTCAGGCCAAGGTATACGGGGTGTCCGAGATGGGGCTGATGGAGTTCGGGCAACTGGACGATGTCTCTTTACTTACAATATAAGATGAGTGAAGCGCTGTTAGGGCACTTCCGATACCCATCCGATTCTCCTCCGATGGGTGCTTGTTTTATACCTTCAGCGTATTCTTATCCCCAAGGAGTATCATATCATGGCAATGACCCCTAGAGAAAGAGTACAAGCCGCTATGAACAAAGAGAACCTCGACAGGCCCCCTGTAGCCATCTTCACCCAGTCCGCAACCCTCGGACAGATGGACGCACTCGGAGCAGCATGGCCCGAGGCTCACAAGAACCCTGACCTCATGGCAACCCTTGCCGCCGGAACCATCGAGTGTTTCGACATGGAGGGCGCAAGGACCGCATTCTGCCTTACCGCAGAGAGCGAGAGGTTCGGCCTCACCGTTGCAGTCGACAAAAAAGACGCAGCACCCATGATTAAAGACCACAGCTACCACTTCGACTGCATGAACGGAGAGTACGACGATCTTGCAGAGAAGCTCATGCCCGTTGACGAGTTCCTCGCCGGCGGAAGGCCCGCAGTCGTTATCGAGTCCTGCAGGATCCTCAAGGAGAACAAGGTCAAGGGAGTCAAGAAATGGGACTCCGAGAAATACCCCATCGTTGCAGGAAACACCGGAGTTTTCACCATCTGCGGAAACCTCTGCGACACCGAGAACATGATCTTCGGTATGATGATGGCTGAGGACGAGGTCAAGAAGTGGACCGCAGCCATGACCCCCTACGTCAAGGCATACACCCAGGCACTCATCGACGCTGGAGCAGATGTCGTCCAGTGTTCCGAGCCTTCCGGATCAACCGACATGCTCTCCCCTGACATGTTCGAGACCGCAGCAGGAAAAGCTTGCCGTGAGGCACTCGGATCCACCAAGGGCGGATTCGGAAACATCCTCCACATCTGCGGAGACACCACCCCCATCCTCGACCAGATGGTCACCGTCTGTAAGGGTATCTCCATCGAGGAGAAAGTCGACTCCTACACCGCAGTCGAGAAGGTCGGCGACAAGACCGTCCTCGTCGGAAACGTCGGATCCGTCAGGCCTCTCTACCAGGGAACCGCGGAAGAGACCAGAGATGGCGTCCTGAAGTCCATCAAGGCCGGATTCAACATCATCTCCTCCGGATGCGGAATTGCACCTGCAACTCCCAACGAGAACATGCAGATGATGTCTGACACTGTCAAGAACTACTCTGCCTGAACTGGTAACAGTCACTAAACCTCTTACACAGGCTTCGGCCTGTGGCCCTTTTTCTTCAATTTCAAAAAGCCAGTAAGGTTTATTAACCACAAGTCTATGGTCGGATTACCTTAATTGGCTGGGGTAGGCTAGCTTGGTTAGACTGGGGGACTGTGGATCCCCCGACGTGGGTTCAAATCTCGCCCCCGGCCCTTCCTTTTAAAATCCGTCCGGATGTGCGGTTCTCCCGCGTATTAAGAAAAATAGGGGTTGTCCCCCTTGAAGTTTTACTCGGTTTCGGGTCTGATCGGAGGCCACATACCCTGGAGACGTCCGCCTTCCCTCTCGGGATCCATGGTGGAAACCTCGAGACCGGGGACGATCATTCTAACCGCAGGGACTCCGAGTTCGGGCCTGGTGAGATCCACGGCGATGACCTTATCGAATCCCGCATCCATGAGTTTTCCGAGGACGACCTCGATATCATCCAGGACATAGGGCGTGGATTCGTCGGGAATATCCTCCAGATAGATCTGCTTGTCATTGGGTCCGTACCAGAGGCGGTTGAGTTCTTTGATCTTCTCGTATCCAAGCTCCTGAGAGGTCTTCTGAAGCTGGGCGTTAATCTTCATTCCGTGCTTGTGGGTCGTACGGCTCTGGGCAACTTCGGTGATGGCACGGATGGCTGCAATCTGCGGATTGAGGTGAGTACCCACTCCGATGGTCAGAAGCTCTGGGTCTTTGGTGACTGTATCATCGGCTGCAGCTCCGATGGTGGGCACGCCGATGTCATTGGTCAGGTCCTTCAGATGGATCTTGATTCCCTTCTCCTCGAATTTCGCGATGAGCTGTGCGGGGACCGAATCCTTGTCGCGGATCAGCACCTCCGCGTTCGACCTGTCATAGGCCTCAGCAATCGACCAGGCATCCCTCTCGATATCCTCGAAGAGTGCATGCAGGATCGCTTCCTCCATGGTGTTTCCCGCCGCGATACCGTTGGTATGCCATTTGAAGAGCTGATAGTCTCCCTTGGGATAGTACGGATAGTAGACCGCACACGCGGGAACGAGAATGTGCTCGCCCCTGAACATCTCGAATCCCCTGCACCAGGCGATCTCGGCATTCCTATAGAAATCCAATACAGGAAGAGGTAAGATGAGATCCGCAGGATCCACGGTAAGCATCGCTTCGCATGCTTCGTCATAGGTCCCGACCACGATTGGATCGGATTCGCGCTGTTCCGCGCTGTACCTCTCGATGCATTCCATGACGGCAGAGGCTTCCGCCTGCTCGACGGTCGCACCCTTTCCGTTATAGTATTTGGGCTTGCCGAGGGCGGTCTCCTGACGGTCGATGGAGAACACGGGGATTCCGATGTTATCCTTGTCGGTGATGTTCTCGGGCTCACCCATACCTGCCGGCGCCAGCAGAGGCAGTACTTTCTTCAGAGTCTCATCCGGGGGCATGACACGGATTCCCGTATCGGGGGAGCATTTCGGACAACGGTTTAGAATCATGGTCTAACCAGCTTATGCCGAGTGAATCGTATCGATAGTTAAAAAACGATTCTAACGTGCTGGGATATTAACACGTGTTGCACATCGAGAACCGTCTGGGCAATCGATGTTAACGATAGAAAAGACACATTACAGAGGGACGCGGAACAGCCTACACAATTCTGCCGGTTGCCATAGGATATAAATCTGCAGTCCTGTTAAAGAAGAACATGGCATGGAACGGCAAGATCGAGAAGATCGATGAAAACAGGTGGAAGATCGACAGGGATTACCTTCCCGGCATGAACGCAGACGCGATCATCTACTCCAACGACAATCTCATCAAGCACGTTCTGGAAGACAATTCTCCCCAGCAGGCGGCCAACGTGGCCTGCATGCCCGGGATCGTCGGCAACTCCATGGCCATGCCCGACATCCACTGGGGCTACGGTTTCCCCATCGGAGGTGTCGCCGCCGTCGACGCCTACCAGGGTTCGATCTCCCCCGGAGGAATCGGATTCGATATCAACTGCGGCGTACGTCTGATCAAGACGGACCTCACCCTGCAGGACATCGACGGAAAGGTGAAGGAACTCATCGACGCACTCTACAAGAATGTCCCTTCCGGACTCGGTTCCAAGGGACTTACCCGTATCGGTCAGAAGGAGCTCTCCGATATCCTCGACGTAGGTTCGGAATGGGCCGTCGAGAACGGATACGGATGGGAGGAGGACCTCGCCGTCACCGAAGAGGGCGGACACATGAAGGATGCCGACCAGACTGGTGTCGGAGAGAAATCCCGCAAGAGGGGTCTCCCCGAATTGGGATCCCTCGGTTCCGGAAACCACTTCCTCGAACTCGATGTGGTGGACGAGATCTTCGACGAGAGGACCGCCAAGGCCTACGGTCTGAAGAAGGGCGCCATTACCGTCACAGTGCACTGCGGATCCCGCGGATGCGGCCACCAGATCGCCACCGATTACCTCCAGAAGATGGAGCACTACGTGAAGACCCAGGCAGTTAATCTTCCGGACAGGCAGCTGGCCTGCGCACCCCTCGCTTCAAGGCTCGGAGAAGAGTACTACAGGGCCATGTGCTGCGGAGCCAACTATGCATGGGCCAACAGGCAGATGATTACCCACTGGACCAGGGAATCCTTCGAGCAGGTCCTCGGAGACTCCGCCGAGAACATGGGTATGAACGTTGTTTACGACGTGGCCCACAACATCGCCAAGATGGAGACCCACGACTACGACGGCCACAAGACCGAGGTCCTGGTCCACAGGAAGGGAGCCACCCGCGCATTCGCTCCCGGCAGGTCCGAGATTACCCAGAAGTACAGGGATTACGGACAGCCTGTGCTGATTCCCGGCGACATGTCCACCGGTACCTACGTCCTCGCGGGACGCAAGGGTGCCATGACCGACACCTTCGGTTCCACATGCCACGGTGCCGGCAGACAGATGTCCAGGAAGGCTGCCATCGAGAACCTCAATCTGGAAACGGTCAGGAAGAAACTGGCTGACGAAGGCATCTACCTCAGGAACGGTTCCGATTCCGGACTCCTGGAGGAAGCTCCCGACGCATACAAGGATGTCAACGAGATCATCGAGGTCGTCTGCAACGCGGGACTCACCGGAAAGGTTGCTAAGCTCACGCCCATCGGTGTAGTGAAGGGCTGATCAGAGGCCCAGAACTTTTACGGCGGCCTTCTGGACCACTTCACGGGACTCTTCGGGACAGGCCACGGCCAGCGACCAACCGAACGAATCCCTGGACTGCAGAGCCTTTGCAATGGATGAAGTCTTGACAAGGGATCTGACCTTGCCCTCTTCATTGACTATGGAGACATCGGTCTTACCGATCTTCATCGTCGATCTGAGATCGGAGGAAGGCGGCATCTCCACACAGACGTCGGCGGTCTCCACGCCGGCACGGTCGGCGATCTCCTTCTCGAGGACCAGACGCTTAGCGGGGGATTCGTACTCCGATAGGAGATGTGCCAGATCATCGGTCATCTCCTCGTTGGAAAGGAAGACTGCCTTCTTGTAGAACATGCGGTTCTGCAGTCTGCGCATGATACGGGAGGCGTCTCCTCCGCAGGAGAACATGGCCTGCGCCATATCCGCATCGTCCCACAGATACATATCGCGGAGATCGAGACCGGATGCCAGGGCGGCCTTGGTTATCATGCGATTCATCACCCTGACGGTGGGGTGGAAATACACCGAGGTGTACATCAGGGAACGGGAAACCATCAGACCCTCGGCCGCAGGTGCTCCGCTGTGGAAAATGCATATCCTGTCGTTGACGACCCTCATGGTCGACAGTATACGGTCAATGTCGATGTTGCCCATGACCACGCCGGTGTAATG
The sequence above is a segment of the methanogenic archaeon ISO4-H5 genome. Coding sequences within it:
- a CDS encoding methyl-coenzyme M reductase operon protein D McrD encodes the protein MSTPTVDYANVPLPEVRVMTNRLLSAETTEKILNDIDVIPNLRQINMSGESLPRTISSGPAKGLANNHTERKVIHVNGHEVELHCLVGAFYIELSVTDEAEMDKTVDEIKAAFDRTIPDGYTIDVGRYSKYRPSLHDYRSA
- a CDS encoding methyl-coenzyme M reductase beta subunit McrB, whose amino-acid sequence is MPKYEDKIDLYDDYGKRIAKDVPLEALSPLRNKAIQKIASLTKRTIGVSLAGIQNALATGAIAGNIIQGKEIKADLVKDAEKLAKDIKEMVQVVDGDDTVVNVIDEGKTLVVIVPQARTDAGIEYTTGFTSVAAAVTEAIITRYKVPMYKANMVKAAVWGKYPQTVNFVGSNIKTILEVPQNNEGAGFALRNIMSNHVVALVKRNAMQGVALSAIFETCAAYEMGDAVGPFERQHLLSLAYQGMNANNIVYSLVKKNGKTGTVGTVIESLMERAIADGVIRVKEVLPSGYKVYTTDDLPLWNAYAAAGEVAAVMVNVGAARAAQGVPSTVLYYNDLLEHESGLPGVDYGRAEGVGVGMSFFSHSIYGGGGPGLFHGNHVVTRHAKGTLIPAVTAGNCLDGGTQFFSAEKTSGVFQKIFGGMPEFNTPLQIVGAEAKKIKNKI
- a CDS encoding ornithine carbamoyltransferase ArgF, coding for MGKKNLISVMDMKDEWPALVDLAIKLKKERGNHGDPLKGKTLAMMFEKPSTRTRTSFDIAITELGGHALYLDVSKMQMGHGETVEDTARVLSRFAHGIMYRAFDYKMMDKLGEWSTIPVISGLDNLEHPCQALADMVTIKEKFGDLRGRKLVYLGDGNNVCNSLLYACAILGIDMVACCPAPRMPNAEIMLNAARVADSNGSKIIASHEPEEACKDADVLYTDTWISMGDTTSEVEAIKLFQKYQINDDLLALAKPDCIVMHCLPAHRGQEITNSVIEGKHSVVFDQAENRLHAQKAVLYTLLKD
- a CDS encoding ssDNA exonuclease RecJ3, with amino-acid sequence MSEEEASVSLPPRLLTDLKRAASALMSARTVDVITHIDADGITAGAIAAETLRRLGKTYTLSFEKKITEETVEKINNDPSDYVWICDLGSAYMGQFTRSGIVVTDHHVPDTKWRSGQSMLDAFSASYQLNPHLYGASGSYEVSGAGMTYLLSRAIDPNNTDLAYLAVIGAIGDFQDSRESKLVGWNRVILQDAVDRGDMEVSYGIRFFGRGTRPLVQFLQYGEPAIPGISGDSDACYGLLNECQVPAANSDGIRRTWCDLDPVESAMLTDELVSRAKNDEDRAALLGELYTVKRYDFKTGLGDAKEFATTLNSCGRYDDAETGAKICLGDLDALREAESNRKDHRKNISVALAYVKENHLLRRRNYLQYFDAGSAIRETVVGIVAGIILSSSEAAPDMPIIAFAEADDGIKVSARAPKSLVDAGMDLSKLMSEAAAAVGGMGGGHNVAAGATIPEGKEEVFLDKLEELIAALNP
- a CDS encoding phosphoesterase, giving the protein MGAKRIRVMPGVTITNDRCLILDEGPTAVIGDLHLGYESALEEEGMFIPRINTESVRDALNRIVDDYEPARIVLLGDIKHDFKRSSYQAREDVRSIIRLVDEAAEAIVIRGNHDNFLQTILSDTGVNTLDYFDIMGFRLEHGHVDSGVRPVIIGHEHPSIRIPGELSGYMKLQCYVVAEKEGVIVIPPFSPFASGNDLNPGQDAVMAPALKSCDIRQAKVYGVSEMGLMEFGQLDDVSLLTI
- a CDS encoding methylcobalamin:coenzyme M methyltransferase MtaA, with the protein product MAMTPRERVQAAMNKENLDRPPVAIFTQSATLGQMDALGAAWPEAHKNPDLMATLAAGTIECFDMEGARTAFCLTAESERFGLTVAVDKKDAAPMIKDHSYHFDCMNGEYDDLAEKLMPVDEFLAGGRPAVVIESCRILKENKVKGVKKWDSEKYPIVAGNTGVFTICGNLCDTENMIFGMMMAEDEVKKWTAAMTPYVKAYTQALIDAGADVVQCSEPSGSTDMLSPDMFETAAGKACREALGSTKGGFGNILHICGDTTPILDQMVTVCKGISIEEKVDSYTAVEKVGDKTVLVGNVGSVRPLYQGTAEETRDGVLKSIKAGFNIISSGCGIAPATPNENMQMMSDTVKNYSA
- a CDS encoding methanogeneis marker protein 1 is translated as MILNRCPKCSPDTGIRVMPPDETLKKVLPLLAPAGMGEPENITDKDNIGIPVFSIDRQETALGKPKYYNGKGATVEQAEASAVMECIERYSAEQRESDPIVVGTYDEACEAMLTVDPADLILPLPVLDFYRNAEIAWCRGFEMFRGEHILVPACAVYYPYYPKGDYQLFKWHTNGIAAGNTMEEAILHALFEDIERDAWSIAEAYDRSNAEVLIRDKDSVPAQLIAKFEEKGIKIHLKDLTNDIGVPTIGAAADDTVTKDPELLTIGVGTHLNPQIAAIRAITEVAQSRTTHKHGMKINAQLQKTSQELGYEKIKELNRLWYGPNDKQIYLEDIPDESTPYVLDDIEVVLGKLMDAGFDKVIAVDLTRPELGVPAVRMIVPGLEVSTMDPEREGGRLQGMWPPIRPETE
- a CDS encoding RNA-splicing ligase RtcB — its product is MAWNGKIEKIDENRWKIDRDYLPGMNADAIIYSNDNLIKHVLEDNSPQQAANVACMPGIVGNSMAMPDIHWGYGFPIGGVAAVDAYQGSISPGGIGFDINCGVRLIKTDLTLQDIDGKVKELIDALYKNVPSGLGSKGLTRIGQKELSDILDVGSEWAVENGYGWEEDLAVTEEGGHMKDADQTGVGEKSRKRGLPELGSLGSGNHFLELDVVDEIFDERTAKAYGLKKGAITVTVHCGSRGCGHQIATDYLQKMEHYVKTQAVNLPDRQLACAPLASRLGEEYYRAMCCGANYAWANRQMITHWTRESFEQVLGDSAENMGMNVVYDVAHNIAKMETHDYDGHKTEVLVHRKGATRAFAPGRSEITQKYRDYGQPVLIPGDMSTGTYVLAGRKGAMTDTFGSTCHGAGRQMSRKAAIENLNLETVRKKLADEGIYLRNGSDSGLLEEAPDAYKDVNEIIEVVCNAGLTGKVAKLTPIGVVKG
- a CDS encoding Metal-dependent phosphohydrolase HD superfamily, translating into MTQAKTVHDPVHGSIKVDGPFLELLNRHEMQRLRGVKQLGFANLVFPGANHTRFEHCLGAYHLGGQMADAISLSKEDSDEVRAAGLLHDICHAPYSHTLEGIMEEVTGLDHMELARNLVFGKIRTFRERDRDLFDGEETMAEVMEAEGIDPQAVCDLIAYPETTKRESDLLTFERGRDDHFPSRDYIHQIIHGPVDCDQMDYLMRDAHYTGVVMGNIDIDRILSTMRVVNDRICIFHSGAPAAEGLMVSRSLMYTSVYFHPTVRVMNRMITKAALASGLDLRDMYLWDDADMAQAMFSCGGDASRIMRRLQNRMFYKKAVFLSNEEMTDDLAHLLSEYESPAKRLVLEKEIADRAGVETADVCVEMPPSSDLRSTMKIGKTDVSIVNEEGKVRSLVKTSSIAKALQSRDSFGWSLAVACPEESREVVQKAAVKVLGL